The following proteins are co-located in the Bacillota bacterium genome:
- the rpmI gene encoding 50S ribosomal protein L35, with the protein MPKIKTHSSSKKRFNLTGKGRIKRAKAYKRHILTKKTAKRKRNLRKGTLVSNANYSTVKALIPYK; encoded by the coding sequence ATGCCTAAAATTAAGACACATAGTTCTTCTAAGAAACGGTTCAATTTAACAGGAAAAGGAAGGATAAAGAGGGCCAAGGCCTATAAAAGACATATTCTAACAAAGAAAACCGCTAAGAGGAAAAGGAACCTAAGAAAAGGTACTTTAGTTTCTAATGCAAATTATTCGACAGTTAAGGCATTGATTCCATATAAGTAA